A portion of the Gossypium arboreum isolate Shixiya-1 chromosome 8, ASM2569848v2, whole genome shotgun sequence genome contains these proteins:
- the LOC128296667 gene encoding uncharacterized protein LOC128296667, whose protein sequence is MDQRFEQMQKEMQEQLQAQMQEQLAKIQQEMRDQMLESQRNMLESQNNMISQLTQLFKGGSDKGKSPMVDTGNDNEDSAFPTSFAPVNMQTQPPRVSVNVQPLYQTGTSAPVNFPTGLSTNPGDNLVNPQVPDFDNAAEVEKTKAEVPKQFEDRCKWLEEKFKELENADHYCGIDAKKLSLVPNLVLPPKFKMPEFERYNGTSCPEAHITMFCQRMTGYVNNDQLLIHYFQDSLSGAAAKWYNQLSRCNTPSLSPIAGLGYKVLLS, encoded by the coding sequence ATGGATCAGAGGTTTGAGCAAATGCAAAAggagatgcaagagcaactgcaAGCTCAGATGCAAGAGCAGCTGGCTAAGATCCAGCAGGAAATGAGAGACCAAATGCTGGAGTCCCAGAGAAACATGCTAGAATCACAAAACAACATGATAAGCCAGCTGACACAGCTGTTTAAAGGAGGGTCTGACAAAGGAAAAAGCCCTATGGTTGACACAGGAAATGACAATGAGGATTCCGCTTTTCCTACAAGTTTTGCACCAGTGAACATGCAAACACAACCACCGAGGGTGTCTGTTAATGTCCAACCTCTTTATCAAACTGGTACCTCGGCACCAGTAAACTTCCCAACAGGATTGAGCACCAACCCTGGAGATAATCTGGTAAACCCCCAGGTCCCTGACTTTGACAACGCAGCAGAGGTAGAAAAGACAAAGGCTGAGGTCCCAAAACAATTTGAGGATCGATGCAAATGGTTGGAGGAAAAGTTCAAGGAATTAGAGAATGCTGATCATTACTGTGGAATCGATGCAAAGAAACTGAGTTTGGTCCCGAACTTAGTACTTCCCCCGAAGTTTAAAATGCCGGAGTTTGAAAGATATAACGGAACCAGCTGCCCTGAGGCTCACATTACGATGTTTTGTCAAAGGATGACGGGGTATGTCAACAACGATCAACTGTTGATCCATTATTTTCAGGACAGTTTGAGTGGGGCTGCAGCGaaatggtacaatcaattgagtaggtgtaacaccccaagccTAAGTCCGATCGCCGGTTTAGGCTATAAGGTATTATtgagctaa